The DNA segment GCAGTTCAAGTCGCATTCGCGACTAAGCTCGAGCTCAAGAGAAAGGATGCGATTCTCTTTTCTGGCAGCATCTATGTCTTCTTGGCTAAAATTAGATCCCCAAGGGCGGTCTGGCATACTCAAGATTTACTCCATAACAGCCAACGGAATTGTTGCCTGAATATCATTTCGCAGATTTATGATCCAAGTGTTATAACTACGATGAATAGTCTTACGCTGTGCGTTATAATTCATATTCACACTGTTGAGGTACGTAATAGAAAAAGCTTCAGTGTTATATTTAACATTAACCTGAACCATATGATTACGTACATTCAACGTACCAATCATAAGCCCATTACGTTTCTTTTTCATTACCCAACCACGCTTTGCACCGGCAGTCACAATTGCTTTTTCTACCTGCTTCAGGGTAAGCGACCCTTCAGGTGCCTGAAAAGACTGATCATGGTAGCTCATCATAGTCTTCGAACAACCAACAGAAGCAACAACGAACATCATAACAACAAGAAAAGAGAAAACGCGTTTCATAACAACCTCTTGGGTAACACAAGATTCATAAAAAATAGCTACCGTCGTTTACGGGCAGCAGCTATGGCCTGCTTAACATATTTTCGCATCGCAAGATGGGGCACATCTTCATGCATAAACTGACGAGGATAGACCGGTTCCAACCCTTCAACCACGATCTCTGCCGGCCGCATTGCCCATTGCCCTCTGGGCAACAGTTTATCCGTACCGGATATAGCAAGCGGAACAATAGGAACATCATTGTCTAGAGCCACCTTAAAGGCCCCTGAATAAAACCTGCCCAGTTCTCCGTCGCGGCTTCTATGCCCTTCAGGGAAAAAGAGAATACTCCCTCCCCTGTCGATGACATCACGGCATTGTGCCATAAACTCATCCTGATCAAGCTGCTCGCTGTTCAAATACTTGGCTGCCCGCATAAAAGGAGCATAAAACCACATCTTAAACGGCCATGCGCGAACAACAATAGAAAAGTTTGTTACAGGCAGTGTCCCCATGCAATACACATCAAAAAATGACAAATGATTAGCCACAAAAACACAAGGTGTCGGTACACGTTCCTTTTGCAAGCCTTCTTTACGAACCCGTCCAAAAGGTCTCAAGAACTCCATCCAGACTCTGCCGTAAAACCAGATAAACATACGCGCAACCCTATCCAGCTCCCATCCTGTTACCAATCTCCATAGATGAAACAGGGGAAAAGCCAGAAGCACACAAAAAACAGTCCACCCTATTAACAACGGATACTGAATCAAGTTCATAAGCAGAAGAGACAAACGCATACCAAAACCAAGCTACCCTTCAAGCTCGCTTTTCTTTCGCAAAATATATTTATGTAAATCATCAAGAGTGCGAATTTCTCTCAGTGCCTGATTATCACGTAACTTAAATCCAAACTCCTGCTCCAAAACAACAACCATATCAACAGCATCAAGACTGTCTAAGCCCAGATCATCGTTAAAACGAGCTTCAGGAACCATCTGTTCCATTTCAAGTTCAAACTCTTCCGCAAGTGCGGCATTCGCAATCTCAATTACTTCCTTCTCGGTCATGTAGCATTCCTTATAACTAGTACAGAATTAATGCCCCCGAGGGCAAAACTGTTTTTAACGACGGTGCTAACCGCCTGATTATGATTTACAACAGGCAAATTCACGGCTCCGCACCGTGGATCAACCTCAGTGAGGTTACGGGTAGGAACAATGATGTCATTGGTTATCATCAACACAGATGCAATGCTTTCAAGTGCCCCACTGGCTGCCATTGTATGGCCCATATGCCCTTTTAAACTGCTAATCATCGGCATAGAGGTAAATATCTCAGCTATGGCAGTCGCTTCTGCAATATCCCCCTGCTCGGTGCCCGTAGCGTGAGCACTGATATAATCAACGTCTGCAGGTGATACAGAAGCGTCTTTCAACGCAAGTTCAATACATGTTTTAATGGAGTTAGCGTCTGGATTAGCTATGCTGCTTGGAGAGCTATTGCAGGCAAAGCCTACAATCTCGGCAAGAATATTCGCACCACGGGCTTGCGCATGTTCCAGGCTTTCAACAATAAGCAAACCTGCTCCCTCAGCACAAACAATTCCATCACGACTACTATCAAACGGGCGAGATGATGCTTCTGGAGAGGTTACGTCACTGGATGAAGCAGCATTCATCAGACCAAAAGTAGCAGCAGTAAGCGGACTAAACTCATCAGCTCCACCACACAGCATGACATCCTGCCTGCCATATGCAATGCTCTCATAGGCAAGTCCGATTGCCTGACATCCGGAAGCACAAGCTGCAGAAGGAGCTTCTACACGTCCAGTAACACCTAGCACTTGGGCGAGGTTGGCAGCTACAGTATGCCCCATCACTTTAAAAAATGTTGTAGAACGAATAGCTTCCAGACTATTTTCTTTTACATACTCAGTAAAAAACTCTTCTAAAGCATCCGCACTTCCTATAGTGGAGCCAACACAAACTCCTAATCTTCCAGAAGCTAGAACCGCGTCAGAAATGTTTGCCTGAGTCAAAGCTTCCTGAGCAGCCAGTACAGCGTACTGCGTCATGCGCGACATCGAACGACGATACTGACGGGGAATTACTTTAACATTCACAGGCGGAACCATACCAGCAGCACGGACACTCAACCCAGAAATTTCAGTGCCAGACGGCAACTCACCAACAGCTGAGTCACCAGCCACAAGCCCATCCCACATACTCTCGACACCGGCGCCAAAAGGAGAGACGGCTCCCATGCCTGTAATTACTACTCTTCTCGAATACATGCCCGTAACTCCTTATGCAGTTCTTTCATCCCGACCAAGCACCCGCAGGTTACAAAGGCAGAAACCATTGCGCCAAGAACTCCCGGAAGAAGAACAGATTGACCAGCCAAACCAAGTCCCTTAACTTTTGTCATAGGCATCGGGGAAATCTGATCAATGCAATGCCGTACACCATACAAACTACCTGTAGGGCTCGCTACCCAGTGCTGCATTGTCAAAGGAGTTGCCACATCAACAAGGCTCACACCATCTCTTAATTCAGGACACCCATCTTGAACCCTTTGCCAAATAGCCTTGCCAATACGTTCTTTTTCCTTGTGATATGCATCTGGTCTGTTTCCATATGACGTCGCCTGCCATTCGGAGAAAGCTTCAGTTGGAGCAGCCGTTACTACTGTTATGGCTTGTCGTCCATCCGGCAAAGGCTCACCGCCTGCCAGATAAATAACTCCTTCATCCGCTTCAAAAAATTTTTCTACACAAGGAGCAGTGCAAAGAAATACGTTACTGTCCGTAAGAAGTTCCACAGGATGATCAGCAATAGCAAATAGAACCATTGCCTGAGCTGTATCCTCCAAACGTTTCAGCCGCTTTGCCCATTGGGGACGTACAGCACCTTCCGGTAACAGGTCTGGCAACAAAGCCGGATGACCGGTATAGACACACTGCCTGCTGTGAATCGTGTTACCATCGGTAAACTGCACACCGGCAACACTACCGTCATCCACCAAAATACGCTCAACACCCTTTCCGCAATAGACATCACAGCCTAGCTCACGTGCTCTCTTTTCAAGCGCATCAGCCAGAACCTTGCCCCCACCGGGAAATGAGTGTGCGGAATGCACATACGATGCGAGAGTGTAGGCATGTGCGTCGAAACGCGCCTGCTCAGGCGAAACACCATACAGTAACGCATGCAAGGAAAATGCCGTTTGCAGATACGGGTTCGCTGTCGCCCTACGGGCTTCATCCGCCACGCTTGGAACGTCCAAGTCAGGGATCAGTGCATCTTCATCAAGTGAGTGCTGTAAGTTCAGAAAAGGAGACTGCGCTGCGGTTTTTTCCACACGTTCCCAAAAAGAGACAATCCCGTCCGCTTCTTCAGGGAATTCTTCCATAAGCATAGATACAAACGAATCAGCACCATGCGGAAAAGCTATTTCGCGGGATGAGTCCAGAAATTTGAAAATATTAGCGCAAGCAGGTCTCAGTTCCTTCCGTTCAACATCATCAATGCCTAAGAATCTAAAATAAGACTCCAGCACCCCGCCTGAGCCAAGTCCACCGACATAGTGAACGCCTGTATCAAAATGTACCCCTTGCCTGCTAAATCCACGCAGTAAGGGAGCAAGCCGCTTATCCTTCTCGACAACAGCAACACGTTGTCCCAATTTCGCAAGAGTGATGGCAGCTGTCAGCCCAGAACACCCGCCACCGATTATGATCACATCATACTGCATCAGGAAAATCTCAAAACAAGACTGGCGTTTGTACCGCCGAATCCAGCGGAATTACATAATATATTATGAACGCGAGTTTCTTTGGTCTGTTGAAGAACATTTAACGTTTTAAGCGCGTCATCCGGCTCGCCAAAATTGATGTTTGGAGCAAGAAATTCCCGTTCAGCCATTAACACGGAATAAACAACCTGAGATGCACCAGTCATCCAGAGTTCATGTCCTGTCATTGACTTCAGCGACGCTACCGGCGGTGTTGTATCGCCGAACACTCGTAAAATATTCTGCCCCTCTGCAGCATCGCCCAGAGGTGTAGAAGTCGCATGAGCGTTGATATAGTCGATGTCTGATGGTTGTACATCCGCATTGCGGAGCGCCATGGACATAGCGCGAGATAATCCCGTTGAGCTAGGTACAGAAAGAGCTTCGCCGTCTGAAGAAAATCCATACCCACAGACTTCGCCCAAAATATGTGCGCCACGCTCAACCGCAAGATCGTACCGTTCCAAAACAATTGCGGCTGCACCACCGCTTGGAACAAGCCCGTTGCGTTGAGAGTCAAAAGGACGAGACGCCTTAGTAGGATCATCATTTGTGGCAAAAGCCCCAAGCCCATCAAAACTGCACACAGACTGCCAGTTAAGCTCTTGCGCGGCCCCGCAAATAACTCGTTCCTGACGTCCGAGGGCAATAAGGTCAGCAGCCTGCCCCACGGCATTGCCGCCACTGGCACACGCAGAACTGATGGTCCAGCAGGCACCTTGCGTCCCCAAAATGGAATTCAAGTTCAGTGTCACGGTGGAAGTCATCGCACGGAACACATGCCCGCTGCCGATAAGACAGGTCTCACCACGCTCCCGAAGCAAATCAACTTGCTCCACAGCAGTTAAGCCGCTTGAGTCGCAGCCGAACACAAGTCCGGTCATGTCATTCCGCAACTCTTCAGGAGCAAGACTGGCATGTTCCAACGCATCTGCCACTGCAGCGTAAGCCTGCACAGCAAAATCTGGCATTGTTTTACGTTGCTTGCGCGTGAGATATTTTTTTGGAGAAAAATCGATGGCACCGGTAAGCGAGCTTGCAAAGCCTAGTTCGATTCGCTCTGGATCTGATACAATGCCGGAACGCCCTTCATATAACGCTGACGCAACCGTCTCTCTGTCGTTACCAAGACAAGAGACAATACCGACACCAGTAATAGCGACTCTATACATAGAGAATGTCCCCCTGCCCAAAAATTGGGCTAAAACTACATGTGAACGCCGCCGTTCACAGAAAGAACCTGACCGGTGATATATCCTGCATCAGGGGAACATAAAAAGCGCACCACACCTGCAACTTCTTCAACAGTTCCCATGCGACCAACTGGAATCATTGGAAGGATCTTCTCTTTAGGTAGACCATCTGTCATATCGGTCTCGATAAAGCCGGGAGAAACCGCATTTACCAGAATATTTCTTTTGGCAACTTCTCGCGCAAGAGATTTTGTAGCCCCAATAAGACCTGATTTTGCAGCGGAATAGTTCACCTGACCGGCAACACCTGTCTCACCAGATGTGGAAACCATATTAATGATGCGGCCTTCACGCTTGCGAAGCATATAGGTCAACACACATTTTGTGACATAGAAGAAACCACTCAAATGGACATCCAGCACACCAGTCCAGTCTTCATCGTCCATCCACATCATCAGGCCATCTTTAGTATAGCCAGCATTGTTCACCAGAACATACGGAACAGCATCTTTTAGTAACGGCTCTAACGCAGCCCTGACAGCATCTTTATCGGCAACATCAAAAGGCAAAAGCGTACATTTACGCCCCTTCTCAAGGATAGCTGCCTTAACTTGTTCAGCAGCAGCATGATCACCACGATAATTTAACCAGATATCGTATCCGGACTCAGCAAGGGCCAGAGCCGTTGCTGCACCGATACCTTTGCTGGCACCCGTTATAAGCGCAATAGGAAAAGTCATAGTTCTCTTTTTGATTATAAGTGTTAGACAGGCGCGTTATAAAGGATAGACAACAGAGTTGGCAAGATGATCCGATAACAAATATGTCACCAGTCATGTAGCGAGAATGAATTGGCGGGACTCAAGACAAATAGTAACAACAGGTGACACTTAAGCGCCCAAAAAGTTGGGTCCTCCCTTGTCGCATTGCTTATCCTCAACATATTTCAACTATAGAAAAAGCGCTCTTACCTGTGGTAAGAGCGCATAGAATACACTGCTACCTATAAGCTAAATGTAAATATGTCAGCTACCTGTGCGGAGAATCAAAAACAGTCACAGCCGGTATTTTTCCTTTGAACTTTTCAATTTGCACAAGAGCTGTATTTGCAACAGTCGCCTGAGCAAGTTTTGAAGACCCCTTGTCCAAAGTCAGCACATTCACATGACCATACTTACATAAGGAATCATCTTCACCAGGATTAAGCGGATCATACCAGCCGCCTTCACGTAATCTGATAACACCTGCTCTAATTCTATCGGAAACTTTTGCACCGGCTAAAACTTGTCCACGGTCATTAAATACTCGTACAATATCACCATCTTTAATGTTACGTGCTTTTGCATCTTCAACACTCATTAAAACAGGTTCACGATCTTTTACAGTGTACTTTTTACGTAGAGACTTAACGTTATTCATTTGTGAATGAAGACGATTTTTGGGATGAGGACTAAGTAAGTGCAACGGGTACTGTTTTGCTTTTTCCGAACCAAGCCATTCTGCTGGCTCAATCCAACTTGCATGCGGCGGACAGTCATCATACTGCATTTTTTCAATATCACGACTAAAGAGTTCAATTTTACCGGATGCTGTACCTAAAGGCTCCATATACGGTTCTTCCCTATACTCTGCATGGCGGACCCAATTCTGAGCTTCTTTTTTTACCTCAAACTTCAGCTCTTCGTTCTTTTCCCAAAAAGATGAGAAGTCCGGCATTGCAAGTTTTTTATTCTTACCTTGTTTTCGTGCAGAATCATAAAACGATGCAACCCAGTCCATCTCGCCTTTGCCTTCCGTAAAGGCATCTCCATATCCCATCTGTTTAGCAAGAAGCGAAAAGATTTCGTATGTTGATTTAGATTCATAAAGAGGATCAATCACTTTCTTCATCGGCATTATGTATTTTGCCGAGTAATCGCCTCCACGCTCAATGTCATTTTGCTCAAAGTTGGTGCATGCCGGTAAGACAATGTCTGCAAAACGAGCTGTAGAGGTCCAGAACATTTCGTTAACAATAATTGTCTCTGGTTTTCTCCAAGCCTTAATAAGCTTGTTGCGATCCTGCTGATGATGGAACGGGTTTCCACCAGCCCAATATATAAGCTTGATGTCCGGATATGTAACCTTTTTACCGTTAAAGTCGATCGTCTTACCCGGTTCGAGCAATGCGTCTGTAATACGGGCTACCGGAAATGCTGGCGGCATGCCTTCCGGTGTTTTTCCTGCGCTAAAACCAGGAAGCCCTGGTGCATCAGCTGTAGGTGAACCTGCTCCAGAGTAATGATAAGCAAGACCGAAGCCTCCACCTGGCAACCCGATCTGACCGAGCATTGAAGCAAGTGTAACAAGCATCCAATGAGCCTGCTCACCATGATCTGCCCGCTGCATAGACCAACCGCTCATCAACATGGTACGATGTTTTGCTGCACTTCTTGCCAGCTCACGAATAACGCTTGCAGGTATACCGCAAATATCAGAAGCCCACTCAGGAGTTTTCGCAACCGAGTCAGAACCGCCTGTAATATATGAGGATACTTTATCGTATCCTACTGTATATTCATCAAGAAAATCTACATCAACCAAATCTTCTTCGATCAGGGTGTATGCCATACCCAGCATCATCGCCACATCAGTATTTGGCCGAGGTGCGATATGCTCGGCATGCAAATACTCGGAGGTATCATTGCGAATAGGATCAATTACGATAATTTTTTTTCCGGACTGCTTTAGTTTTTCTATCCATTCCTGTCCTTCATGGTCTGGAACAGACCACCCCATTTTCAGGGTAGTAAGCGGATCCGAACCCCAAATAATAATCTGCTCTGAATGTTCTATTACTGTAGGCCACGTACTTTGCTGGCTATAAACCTCCATATTACCCATCACATAACCCATTACAATCTGAGATGCGCCGGTACTATAGTCACCGACACAACTGGTATATCCGCCATGCAGGTTAAGCAATTTATGCAATGCTGCGGAAGAGTTGTGCAATTTTCCAAGGTTACGCCACCCAGGGCTACCACCATAAATGGCAGAGACACCATGTTCTTTTTTTACTCTGTGTAATTCTGACGAAACTAACTCAAGAGCTTTTTCCCAACTAACACGAACAAATTCTCCTTTGCCACGCTCGGATGTATCACTTGCCTTTCCCTTCTCTAAAAAGCCCTTTCGTACCATCGGGTATTTAATTCGACTTGGCGAGTAAACATATTCTGGTGAAGATGTAACTAAAGAGTTCGGAAACTTATCTCCGGAAAACGGTACTGCTTCGACAAACTTGCCGTCTTTGACCTTGGCTCGAAATGCTCCCCAATGAGCAGCAGTCAAAACATTATCATGCCCGCCTGCGGCATATGCCGAAGTAAGAAAAGAAGGCCCAAGCAACGTTGCAAATCCTGTAAAAGCGGAAAGTTCCAAAAACCTTCTTCGAGAAATGCCTTTATGGGTATCAGCCATTGTCATACTCTCTCTCCTCTCTGATACATAGTGATAAGATTATCTTTCTTCGGGACAGACAGAGCTACCTGCAAATCTTTCGCATCTGCTTGTACAAAAGATACTAGCCCCTTTACGACTAACGAATAAAAACCGTCCGGCTCAACCTGAACACACATATTGGCGAACTCAGGGAGCCAGTTTAATAAGTGTTCTTTGATAAACAGCTGTTGACGGGCAAGAGAAACAAAAGGCTCTTCCACCATCTGATCTTCTGTACAAAGCACACTCATAAATTCAAGAAGAACAGCTAAGTGATCGCAAGGCTCAGTAAAGTCAGAACTGACACCTAATCCGTAGTCAGCCATAATTGACCTTACATCCGTTTCTGCCTGCTGATGTGTAGAAGCAGAACCGCTTGTAAATACAGACTCATACGGTGGAACAGACCTCATGCCGCCTGCCCCTAAAAATAGCCTTGCAAATTCACAGGACATATCTAACGAAATGCTTGAAGCATCTCCCTTCTTAAAACGGGCTTCAACAGTACTTGACCAAGGAGCAAACTCAGGAATTTGAGATAACGAAGCCAACCAGTCCCGTCCTTCGCCTTGTTGATATGAAAACACCTGTTCCGCTGTAAGCTCTTTTCCTAACAAGCTGGAAAACCAGCAATATAGGGCAGAACGCACTTCAGGAAGAAGCTTTGGTTCATACTTTTTCATTACACAATTCCTAGTGACTGCCGTTCATATCTGAAGCATGCATCTGAAGATACTTAAGGAAGAAACGGTACTCTTGCTTTGACAAAGAAATATTATGTTTCATTGCCTTCAAGTTACCTATCCACTGGTTGGCATTAAAATGTGCAGCAGGTGTTGCGTTGTGACATGTGCTGCAAGCACTGCTCAACATTTCACTACCGTAACTCCAAAGTGGTTCACGGCTGTTGATGACATTTTCAGATTTAATCCAACAGGTAAGACTTACCTGATGCCATGTCTGCTCAGTATCAGGATCAACTTGGGTGCCGTGGACCTTCACATCAGATCTAATTTTTTTAGAAAGAGCGGCACTGAAGATACGTTTTCCTTGTTCTTCATAAATCATTGCATCAACACCATCCTGCTGCCAGCCTTCAATTAATACATTCAGCCAACCATCAGCACGCTCCAACACCTTAACCTGTGTTGCCGGAAGCAACCTGCCGACAGGTTTACCGTCTTTCTCCTTATAAATTGGCATCATTAAAATAGGATACTGGATATCTCCACTAATCCCCTGCTCTTTAGCCAGAGTTATTAGCTCTTCAAAAGCAAGCTTATATCCTGAAGACATATCCGGAAGCTTGTGAGTAATGCCTTTGTGACAGTTGATGCAGGTTTGACCTTCTGAAAGACCTTTCTGCATTCGTTTTGCACCGTCTTGCTTCTTAAATGAATCATATTTAAATGCCTTTTGCTCATGGCATTCTCGGCACTCTCTTGAGTCATTGGCTTCCATTTCAGCCCACACACGCTTTGCAAGACGTAATCTGTTTTCATCAAACTTTTCAGGTGTATCAAGAACTCCTTTAAAAGATTGAACAAGCTCTCGGGACGCCACAATCTTGCGTTGAAGCATTGGAAGAAAATCGGAAGGGACATGACATGAAGAACAGTCAGCACGCACACCAGAGGCACTCATGTAATGCTTACTTTTACTGTACGCAGGAAATACATTTTCCTTCATCTCATGACATGAAAGACAGAATCCACCAGACTCTTTATTTGTGGTGGCAAAAACACCTGCACTGGAAATGCAAGTAACTACAATCAAGCCAATAACCAGCAAGGCTCGCTTAGTTGTAAACAGATGGGTCAAAACATCCTCCAACAGATTCTTTTTGTTTGAAATCTAAGCAAGCTAAGCAAACGCAATGCCAATTATTTCTGTTAATTTTATTTACTATTTCAGTCACTAAAGATGACGAGCTTCAAGTTGTCCAAAAAAACTGGTCAAACCATGTATAAAAAAAAGACAGTACTCCACAAAAAGTGGACACTGTCTTTAAAAAAAGGACACCTTAAGGAAGGTGTACACGCATAAGCTTATTTACAAAAATTACTAGAACATATTACGTTTTAGAGCGTATTCAACAAGCCAACAAGTGGATTATGCCCCTGAATGTTAGCCACAGATAAATACAACGCCCGCCTCCTATAGTCATACGTAGTTAACGGGAAA comes from the Halodesulfovibrio marinisediminis DSM 17456 genome and includes:
- a CDS encoding lysophospholipid acyltransferase family protein; amino-acid sequence: MFIWFYGRVWMEFLRPFGRVRKEGLQKERVPTPCVFVANHLSFFDVYCMGTLPVTNFSIVVRAWPFKMWFYAPFMRAAKYLNSEQLDQDEFMAQCRDVIDRGGSILFFPEGHRSRDGELGRFYSGAFKVALDNDVPIVPLAISGTDKLLPRGQWAMRPAEIVVEGLEPVYPRQFMHEDVPHLAMRKYVKQAIAAARKRR
- the fabG gene encoding 3-oxoacyl-ACP reductase FabG; amino-acid sequence: MTFPIALITGASKGIGAATALALAESGYDIWLNYRGDHAAAEQVKAAILEKGRKCTLLPFDVADKDAVRAALEPLLKDAVPYVLVNNAGYTKDGLMMWMDDEDWTGVLDVHLSGFFYVTKCVLTYMLRKREGRIINMVSTSGETGVAGQVNYSAAKSGLIGATKSLAREVAKRNILVNAVSPGFIETDMTDGLPKEKILPMIPVGRMGTVEEVAGVVRFLCSPDAGYITGQVLSVNGGVHM
- a CDS encoding acyl carrier protein; the protein is MTEKEVIEIANAALAEEFELEMEQMVPEARFNDDLGLDSLDAVDMVVVLEQEFGFKLRDNQALREIRTLDDLHKYILRKKSELEG
- the torA gene encoding trimethylamine-N-oxide reductase TorA, translating into MTMADTHKGISRRRFLELSAFTGFATLLGPSFLTSAYAAGGHDNVLTAAHWGAFRAKVKDGKFVEAVPFSGDKFPNSLVTSSPEYVYSPSRIKYPMVRKGFLEKGKASDTSERGKGEFVRVSWEKALELVSSELHRVKKEHGVSAIYGGSPGWRNLGKLHNSSAALHKLLNLHGGYTSCVGDYSTGASQIVMGYVMGNMEVYSQQSTWPTVIEHSEQIIIWGSDPLTTLKMGWSVPDHEGQEWIEKLKQSGKKIIVIDPIRNDTSEYLHAEHIAPRPNTDVAMMLGMAYTLIEEDLVDVDFLDEYTVGYDKVSSYITGGSDSVAKTPEWASDICGIPASVIRELARSAAKHRTMLMSGWSMQRADHGEQAHWMLVTLASMLGQIGLPGGGFGLAYHYSGAGSPTADAPGLPGFSAGKTPEGMPPAFPVARITDALLEPGKTIDFNGKKVTYPDIKLIYWAGGNPFHHQQDRNKLIKAWRKPETIIVNEMFWTSTARFADIVLPACTNFEQNDIERGGDYSAKYIMPMKKVIDPLYESKSTYEIFSLLAKQMGYGDAFTEGKGEMDWVASFYDSARKQGKNKKLAMPDFSSFWEKNEELKFEVKKEAQNWVRHAEYREEPYMEPLGTASGKIELFSRDIEKMQYDDCPPHASWIEPAEWLGSEKAKQYPLHLLSPHPKNRLHSQMNNVKSLRKKYTVKDREPVLMSVEDAKARNIKDGDIVRVFNDRGQVLAGAKVSDRIRAGVIRLREGGWYDPLNPGEDDSLCKYGHVNVLTLDKGSSKLAQATVANTALVQIEKFKGKIPAVTVFDSPHR
- a CDS encoding phytoene desaturase family protein — its product is MQYDVIIIGGGCSGLTAAITLAKLGQRVAVVEKDKRLAPLLRGFSRQGVHFDTGVHYVGGLGSGGVLESYFRFLGIDDVERKELRPACANIFKFLDSSREIAFPHGADSFVSMLMEEFPEEADGIVSFWERVEKTAAQSPFLNLQHSLDEDALIPDLDVPSVADEARRATANPYLQTAFSLHALLYGVSPEQARFDAHAYTLASYVHSAHSFPGGGKVLADALEKRARELGCDVYCGKGVERILVDDGSVAGVQFTDGNTIHSRQCVYTGHPALLPDLLPEGAVRPQWAKRLKRLEDTAQAMVLFAIADHPVELLTDSNVFLCTAPCVEKFFEADEGVIYLAGGEPLPDGRQAITVVTAAPTEAFSEWQATSYGNRPDAYHKEKERIGKAIWQRVQDGCPELRDGVSLVDVATPLTMQHWVASPTGSLYGVRHCIDQISPMPMTKVKGLGLAGQSVLLPGVLGAMVSAFVTCGCLVGMKELHKELRACIREE
- the torD gene encoding molecular chaperone TorD, which gives rise to MKKYEPKLLPEVRSALYCWFSSLLGKELTAEQVFSYQQGEGRDWLASLSQIPEFAPWSSTVEARFKKGDASSISLDMSCEFARLFLGAGGMRSVPPYESVFTSGSASTHQQAETDVRSIMADYGLGVSSDFTEPCDHLAVLLEFMSVLCTEDQMVEEPFVSLARQQLFIKEHLLNWLPEFANMCVQVEPDGFYSLVVKGLVSFVQADAKDLQVALSVPKKDNLITMYQRGERV
- a CDS encoding NapC/NirT family cytochrome c: MTHLFTTKRALLVIGLIVVTCISSAGVFATTNKESGGFCLSCHEMKENVFPAYSKSKHYMSASGVRADCSSCHVPSDFLPMLQRKIVASRELVQSFKGVLDTPEKFDENRLRLAKRVWAEMEANDSRECRECHEQKAFKYDSFKKQDGAKRMQKGLSEGQTCINCHKGITHKLPDMSSGYKLAFEELITLAKEQGISGDIQYPILMMPIYKEKDGKPVGRLLPATQVKVLERADGWLNVLIEGWQQDGVDAMIYEEQGKRIFSAALSKKIRSDVKVHGTQVDPDTEQTWHQVSLTCWIKSENVINSREPLWSYGSEMLSSACSTCHNATPAAHFNANQWIGNLKAMKHNISLSKQEYRFFLKYLQMHASDMNGSH
- a CDS encoding beta-ketoacyl-[acyl-carrier-protein] synthase family protein gives rise to the protein MYRVAITGVGIVSCLGNDRETVASALYEGRSGIVSDPERIELGFASSLTGAIDFSPKKYLTRKQRKTMPDFAVQAYAAVADALEHASLAPEELRNDMTGLVFGCDSSGLTAVEQVDLLRERGETCLIGSGHVFRAMTSTVTLNLNSILGTQGACWTISSACASGGNAVGQAADLIALGRQERVICGAAQELNWQSVCSFDGLGAFATNDDPTKASRPFDSQRNGLVPSGGAAAIVLERYDLAVERGAHILGEVCGYGFSSDGEALSVPSSTGLSRAMSMALRNADVQPSDIDYINAHATSTPLGDAAEGQNILRVFGDTTPPVASLKSMTGHELWMTGASQVVYSVLMAEREFLAPNINFGEPDDALKTLNVLQQTKETRVHNILCNSAGFGGTNASLVLRFS
- a CDS encoding beta-ketoacyl-[acyl-carrier-protein] synthase family protein, yielding MYSRRVVITGMGAVSPFGAGVESMWDGLVAGDSAVGELPSGTEISGLSVRAAGMVPPVNVKVIPRQYRRSMSRMTQYAVLAAQEALTQANISDAVLASGRLGVCVGSTIGSADALEEFFTEYVKENSLEAIRSTTFFKVMGHTVAANLAQVLGVTGRVEAPSAACASGCQAIGLAYESIAYGRQDVMLCGGADEFSPLTAATFGLMNAASSSDVTSPEASSRPFDSSRDGIVCAEGAGLLIVESLEHAQARGANILAEIVGFACNSSPSSIANPDANSIKTCIELALKDASVSPADVDYISAHATGTEQGDIAEATAIAEIFTSMPMISSLKGHMGHTMAASGALESIASVLMITNDIIVPTRNLTEVDPRCGAVNLPVVNHNQAVSTVVKNSFALGGINSVLVIRNAT